From Mesobacillus jeotgali, the proteins below share one genomic window:
- a CDS encoding adenine deaminase C-terminal domain-containing protein encodes MEQRYRWKNKQLRNHAAVLDGTLSPTVLLKNATYLNQTFRKWMTANIWIYNDRIVYVGDNLPENTKQCEIVECTGLKLVPGYIEPHAHPFQLYNPHSFAAYASQTGTTTLINDNMVLALQLGKKKAFSFIDELNDNPVTMYWWSRFDAQTEIQNEEEVFSNSNVRSWLEHENVVQGGELTCWPKLMNGDDMILHWMQETKRLHKKIEGHFPGASEKTLAKMMLFGADCDHEAMTGEEVRRRLMQGYMVSLRHSSIRPDLPKLLDEIHELDIAVYDRFMMTTDGASTAFYENGVIDELIRIAIDRGVPVIDAYNMATINIARYYNFEHLHGNIATGRIANINILSDEMNPTPISVLAKGHWVKRDGQAIDAAKELDWPDMGFAPLEMEWDLTMDDLQFSMPFGIKMENSVITKPYSISIDVSEDQLPSSHDECFFTLIDRHGSWRINTVLKGFATDLQGLASSFSNTGDIILIGKSKQDMIAAFNRMKEIGGGIVACENGVPVREIPLRLQGIMSSHPVTELMAEEKHLLEYLKLKGYKFADPIYSLLFFSSTHLPYIRITQQGIYDVMKKTVLFPTIMR; translated from the coding sequence ATTTGGATTTACAATGACAGGATTGTGTATGTTGGTGATAACCTGCCGGAAAATACAAAGCAGTGTGAAATAGTGGAGTGCACCGGGTTGAAGCTGGTGCCGGGGTATATTGAACCTCACGCCCACCCATTTCAACTTTATAATCCCCATTCTTTCGCTGCGTATGCATCACAGACAGGGACAACAACACTGATTAACGACAATATGGTGCTTGCTTTACAATTAGGTAAAAAGAAAGCGTTTTCTTTTATTGATGAGCTTAATGATAATCCTGTTACGATGTACTGGTGGAGCCGTTTTGACGCACAGACGGAAATCCAGAATGAGGAGGAGGTATTCTCCAACAGCAATGTCCGTTCGTGGCTGGAGCATGAGAATGTCGTCCAGGGCGGGGAGCTGACTTGCTGGCCGAAGCTGATGAACGGAGATGACATGATCCTTCACTGGATGCAGGAAACTAAGCGTCTGCACAAGAAAATTGAAGGGCACTTCCCGGGTGCATCTGAGAAAACACTGGCGAAAATGATGCTGTTCGGCGCTGATTGCGATCATGAGGCGATGACAGGCGAGGAAGTCAGAAGAAGGCTGATGCAGGGTTATATGGTGTCACTTCGGCATTCGTCAATTCGTCCTGATTTGCCAAAGCTGCTCGATGAAATCCATGAGCTGGACATCGCGGTGTATGACCGGTTCATGATGACGACTGATGGGGCATCAACCGCATTTTATGAAAATGGCGTGATCGATGAATTGATCCGGATAGCTATCGACCGTGGCGTTCCTGTTATTGATGCCTACAACATGGCGACAATAAATATAGCGCGTTATTACAATTTTGAGCATCTGCATGGAAACATCGCGACCGGCCGGATTGCGAACATCAATATCCTGAGCGACGAAATGAACCCTACTCCTATTTCTGTGCTGGCAAAAGGCCATTGGGTCAAACGCGATGGCCAGGCAATTGATGCTGCAAAAGAGCTGGATTGGCCGGATATGGGTTTTGCGCCGCTAGAAATGGAATGGGATTTAACGATGGATGATCTGCAGTTCTCAATGCCATTTGGAATCAAGATGGAGAACTCGGTGATCACGAAGCCTTATTCCATCTCAATTGATGTGTCCGAAGATCAATTGCCTTCGAGCCATGACGAGTGCTTTTTTACATTGATAGACCGACATGGGAGCTGGCGCATCAACACAGTCCTTAAGGGCTTTGCCACTGATTTGCAGGGGCTGGCAAGCTCGTTCTCCAATACAGGAGACATTATTTTAATCGGTAAAAGCAAGCAGGATATGATTGCTGCTTTCAATAGGATGAAGGAGATTGGCGGCGGCATTGTAGCATGTGAAAATGGTGTCCCTGTCAGGGAAATCCCATTAAGGCTCCAGGGAATCATGTCAAGCCATCCTGTAACGGAGCTGATGGCTGAGGAAAAACATTTACTTGAATACTTGAAGCTAAAGGGATATAAATTTGCAGATCCGATTTATTCACTGTTATTCTTTTCATCAACTCACTTGCCATATATCCGCATCACACAGCAGGGCATCTATGACGTGATGAAAAAAACGGTACTCTTTCCAACGATAATGCGTTAA
- a CDS encoding DUF3048 domain-containing protein — MRKIWIAVLAAAMVLASGCSKETEKKEATEHKEKEMEVEEVVAPEELPYQFPLTGIGTEEESSDRAVAVVVNNHPKARPQSGLQHADVVHEVLAEGDVTRFVAIFQSEKPEKIGPVRSAREYFVGLASGFDSFFIAHGYSPEAKEMLESGVIDNINGMQYDGSLFKRADFRKAPHNSYITYKNILKGAEMRGYDMNEAPKPAVFFSSEDADKLEGTPAEELMVSYGTPSFDVIYEYDAKLQKYHRFNGSEETVDLESKEPVLLDNILVVQMNHKIMDDAGRRDIDMTSGGKGYLFQKGKVNEIQWKNEAGRIVPYKDGAQAGFVPGKTWINIVPSISDVSFDSQQ; from the coding sequence ATGAGAAAAATATGGATCGCTGTGCTGGCAGCGGCAATGGTGCTTGCTAGCGGGTGCAGTAAAGAGACAGAGAAAAAAGAGGCTACAGAACATAAAGAAAAAGAGATGGAAGTAGAAGAGGTTGTCGCACCAGAGGAACTTCCGTATCAGTTCCCTCTTACCGGCATTGGTACTGAAGAAGAAAGTTCGGACCGTGCGGTAGCTGTAGTGGTGAACAACCATCCGAAGGCTCGGCCGCAGTCTGGCCTCCAGCACGCCGACGTTGTTCATGAAGTTCTTGCTGAAGGGGACGTCACTAGATTCGTGGCGATTTTTCAGAGTGAGAAGCCGGAAAAAATAGGGCCAGTCCGAAGTGCGCGGGAATACTTTGTCGGCCTTGCATCCGGGTTTGACAGCTTTTTCATCGCCCATGGATACAGTCCAGAAGCGAAGGAAATGCTTGAAAGCGGAGTGATTGATAATATCAACGGAATGCAATATGATGGCAGCTTATTCAAACGCGCGGATTTCAGGAAGGCACCCCATAATTCCTATATCACCTATAAGAATATCTTAAAGGGAGCTGAAATGAGGGGCTATGACATGAACGAGGCCCCAAAACCTGCAGTATTTTTCAGCAGTGAGGATGCTGATAAGCTGGAGGGCACTCCGGCGGAGGAATTGATGGTCTCCTATGGGACACCATCGTTTGACGTAATTTACGAGTATGATGCTAAATTGCAGAAGTACCACCGTTTTAATGGAAGTGAAGAAACAGTGGACCTTGAATCAAAGGAACCTGTTCTGCTCGACAACATCCTTGTTGTGCAAATGAACCATAAAATAATGGATGATGCAGGCCGCAGGGATATCGACATGACTTCTGGCGGCAAGGGATACCTTTTCCAAAAAGGAAAAGTGAATGAGATACAATGGAAAAATGAAGCTGGCAGGATCGTCCCTTATAAGGATGGAGCACAAGCTGGTTTCGTTCCGGGGAAAACATGGATCAACATTGTCCCATCAATCAGCGATGTCTCATTCGACTCTCAACAATAA
- a CDS encoding YerC/YecD family TrpR-related protein has translation MQIDKLRGKELDQLFKAILSLKDLDEAYRFFDDLATVNEIQSLAQRLEVARMLREGKTYHKIETETGASTATISRVKRCLNYGNDAYEMALERLKEEENSEREQAK, from the coding sequence ATGCAAATTGATAAATTAAGAGGCAAGGAACTCGATCAATTATTCAAGGCGATTCTATCGCTGAAAGATCTCGATGAGGCATACCGCTTCTTTGACGACCTGGCGACAGTGAACGAAATCCAGTCGCTTGCGCAGCGTCTTGAAGTGGCACGCATGCTCCGCGAAGGCAAGACCTATCATAAAATCGAAACAGAAACTGGTGCGAGCACGGCAACAATCTCCCGGGTCAAGCGCTGCTTGAACTATGGAAACGACGCTTATGAAATGGCGCTTGAAAGATTGAAAGAGGAAGAGAATTCCGAGAGGGAACAAGCAAAGTAA
- a CDS encoding DUF3231 family protein, with product MKSSIKPIQYDTSKLNPSEKFTSVEMGKLWATYVGNSMSNKLIRHFLQHVNDEDIKTLLENALHLTEDFMATIKRFMENENFPVPEGYTERDLNSSAPRLFEDEFYVHYLKYAAKAGLSLYAIALPLVMRLDIREFFVQCGMVTAELLGQINGILMDKGFIIKPPVLPTPEKVDFVGRKSYFNGFGHEVRPLHALEVTHLYDNIENNVTSKALLLGFSQVARTEKVRTFFIRGIEMTDKMVEQMKTKLHKENLPSPALLDHLVTNSTISPFSEKLMLSHKADMFSMKVRSMGNSMAVNGRKDIGILYGKLLISVALYAEDAAEILIENSWLEQPPQAADRNKLASE from the coding sequence ATGAAATCATCAATCAAGCCGATCCAATATGATACAAGCAAGTTAAATCCCTCAGAAAAGTTCACAAGCGTGGAGATGGGAAAGCTGTGGGCTACATATGTGGGTAATAGCATGTCAAATAAACTCATCAGACATTTCCTCCAGCATGTGAATGACGAGGATATCAAGACGCTGCTTGAGAATGCGCTGCATCTAACAGAGGACTTTATGGCGACGATTAAACGATTCATGGAGAACGAAAACTTTCCTGTGCCTGAGGGCTATACCGAACGCGACCTTAATTCTTCTGCCCCGCGTTTATTTGAAGACGAGTTCTATGTCCACTACTTGAAATATGCAGCCAAAGCAGGGTTGAGCCTATATGCTATTGCACTTCCGCTTGTGATGAGGCTTGATATCAGGGAATTTTTTGTGCAATGCGGTATGGTGACGGCAGAACTCCTGGGGCAAATCAACGGAATTTTGATGGACAAAGGCTTCATTATTAAACCGCCTGTTCTGCCAACACCGGAAAAAGTGGATTTTGTGGGAAGAAAAAGTTATTTTAATGGATTTGGCCATGAAGTCAGGCCGCTCCATGCTCTTGAGGTGACCCACCTATATGACAATATAGAGAATAATGTCACCAGCAAGGCATTGCTGCTCGGGTTCAGCCAGGTTGCAAGGACCGAGAAGGTGCGTACATTTTTTATCAGGGGAATTGAAATGACTGATAAAATGGTAGAGCAGATGAAGACTAAGCTGCATAAGGAAAATCTGCCATCACCGGCATTGCTGGATCATTTGGTGACCAACTCGACAATCTCGCCCTTTTCCGAAAAACTAATGCTCAGCCATAAAGCGGATATGTTTTCTATGAAGGTCCGGTCGATGGGAAATTCTATGGCGGTCAATGGCCGGAAGGATATTGGAATCTTATATGGGAAACTTCTCATAAGTGTGGCATTATATGCAGAGGATGCTGCGGAAATCCTGATAGAGAACAGCTGGCTGGAACAGCCGCCGCAGGCCGCTGACCGAAATAAATTGGCGTCAGAATAA
- a CDS encoding heptaprenylglyceryl phosphate synthase: MYDVREWRHVFKLDPNKEITDEKLERICESGTDAIMVGGTDGVTLEGVLDLMARVRRYTVPCVLEVSTIDSITPGFDFYFIPTVLNSGNPQWITGLHHEAVKEYGDLMDWDEVKMEGYCILNPDCKAAKLTDAKTEISVDDVRAYAMMAEKMFNLPIFYLEYSGTYGDPGMVKAAKGVLDQTVLFYGGGIETAQQAEEMASHADVIVVGNVVYTNFDEALKTIVAVKK; encoded by the coding sequence ATGTACGATGTTCGCGAGTGGAGACATGTGTTTAAACTCGATCCAAATAAAGAGATCACTGATGAAAAATTAGAAAGAATTTGCGAGTCTGGTACCGACGCGATCATGGTTGGGGGCACAGATGGTGTGACGCTAGAAGGCGTGCTGGACCTGATGGCCCGTGTCCGCCGCTACACAGTTCCATGCGTTCTCGAGGTATCGACAATCGACTCAATCACGCCGGGATTCGATTTTTATTTTATCCCGACGGTGCTGAATAGCGGAAACCCTCAGTGGATAACCGGTCTACACCATGAAGCGGTCAAGGAATACGGCGACCTGATGGATTGGGACGAAGTGAAAATGGAAGGCTATTGCATCCTGAATCCGGATTGCAAGGCAGCCAAACTGACTGATGCGAAGACTGAGATTTCGGTCGATGATGTAAGGGCCTACGCGATGATGGCGGAAAAAATGTTCAACCTGCCGATTTTCTATTTGGAATACAGCGGCACGTACGGCGACCCTGGAATGGTCAAAGCAGCAAAAGGAGTTCTCGACCAAACCGTGCTCTTTTACGGCGGCGGAATCGAAACGGCACAGCAGGCTGAAGAGATGGCCAGCCATGCCGATGTCATTGTGGTTGGAAATGTTGTGTACACCAACTTTGATGAGGCATTGAAGACAATTGTAGCAGTAAAGAAATAA
- the pcrA gene encoding DNA helicase PcrA codes for MQFLTDKLLNGLNPEQQKAVKTVDGPLLLMAGAGSGKTRVLTHRIAYLMVEKGVNPYNILAITFTNKAAREMRERIQKMMGGAADEIWISTFHSMCVRILRRDIDRLGYNRNFTILDSTDQQSVIKSILKDKNMDPKKFDPRAILGTISSAKNELITPEEYAKTAGDYFSQKVSDVYEEYQRRLRKNNALDFDDLIMTTITLFIRVPEVLEYYQRKFQYIHVDEYQDTNRAQYMLVKLLAQRFQNLCVVGDSDQSIYRWRGADIANILSFEKDYPRASVILLEQNYRSTKKILLAANMVIQNNLNRKPKNLWTENAEGNKIMHYRADSEQGEAQFVIGKIQELVRNGRKLSDIAILYRTNAQSRVIEESFLKSNIDYSIVGGIKFYDRKEIKDILAYLRLISNPDDDISLQRIINVPKRAIGSTSIDKIANFATMHDLSMFQALETIEMIGLSPKAEKAAAEFRNLISNYTHQQEYLSVTELVEEVLDKTGYRDMLKAEKSLESQSRLENIDEFLTVTKSFEESSEDKSLVAFLTDLALVADIDRLDDDGEQKTDYVTLMTLHSAKGLEFPVVFLIGMEEGVFPHSRSLMEEDEMEEERRLAYVGITRAEEQLYITNAQMRTLFGRTNMNPESRFIKEIPAELIEDAVPKVRKPSPMSGGRPAVSGRPSMPTRGAVTRPVAAASGGEGIEWKVGDKAQHGKWGTGTVVSVKGSGEGTELDIAFPSPTGIKRLLAKFAPITKA; via the coding sequence GTGCAATTTTTAACGGATAAATTATTGAACGGCCTGAATCCTGAGCAGCAGAAGGCTGTAAAGACAGTCGACGGGCCGCTGCTCCTGATGGCAGGAGCGGGCTCTGGTAAAACAAGGGTTTTGACACACAGGATTGCATATTTAATGGTGGAAAAAGGAGTCAATCCTTACAACATCCTTGCGATAACCTTTACGAATAAGGCAGCGCGCGAAATGCGGGAGAGGATCCAGAAGATGATGGGCGGCGCGGCGGATGAGATTTGGATTTCGACGTTCCACTCGATGTGTGTGCGGATTTTACGCAGAGACATCGACCGTCTCGGATACAACCGCAACTTCACGATTCTTGACTCGACTGATCAGCAGTCGGTCATTAAGTCGATCCTGAAGGACAAGAATATGGACCCGAAGAAATTCGATCCGCGTGCAATCTTGGGGACAATCAGCTCGGCGAAGAACGAATTGATCACGCCGGAAGAGTATGCGAAAACAGCAGGAGATTATTTTTCACAGAAGGTCAGCGATGTGTACGAAGAGTATCAGCGCAGGCTTCGTAAAAATAACGCGCTTGATTTCGATGATTTGATCATGACGACGATTACGCTATTCATCCGTGTACCTGAAGTGCTGGAGTATTATCAGCGCAAGTTCCAGTATATTCACGTCGATGAGTACCAGGATACAAACAGGGCACAATACATGCTGGTAAAATTGCTGGCGCAGCGCTTCCAGAATCTTTGTGTTGTAGGTGACTCCGACCAGTCGATCTATCGCTGGCGCGGTGCTGACATAGCGAATATCCTTTCTTTTGAAAAGGACTATCCAAGAGCGAGTGTCATTTTACTGGAGCAGAATTACCGCTCAACGAAGAAGATTTTGCTGGCTGCGAATATGGTCATCCAGAACAATTTAAACCGCAAGCCGAAGAATCTTTGGACAGAAAATGCGGAGGGCAACAAAATCATGCATTATCGCGCTGACAGTGAGCAGGGCGAAGCACAGTTCGTTATTGGTAAAATCCAGGAACTTGTCCGCAATGGCCGCAAGCTGTCTGATATCGCGATTCTGTACAGGACGAATGCTCAGTCGCGTGTCATCGAGGAATCGTTCCTGAAATCCAATATCGATTACTCGATCGTTGGCGGCATCAAGTTCTATGACAGAAAAGAAATCAAGGACATCCTTGCATACCTCCGTCTGATTTCAAATCCGGATGATGACATCAGTTTGCAAAGGATCATCAATGTTCCGAAGCGTGCGATTGGTTCAACATCCATCGATAAAATTGCCAACTTCGCAACAATGCATGATCTGTCCATGTTCCAGGCACTTGAAACGATTGAAATGATCGGCCTGAGCCCGAAAGCAGAAAAAGCAGCTGCCGAGTTCCGCAACCTGATCAGCAATTACACTCATCAGCAGGAGTATCTGTCAGTAACCGAGCTGGTTGAGGAAGTGCTTGATAAGACCGGTTACCGTGACATGCTGAAGGCGGAAAAGTCGCTGGAATCACAGAGCAGACTTGAAAACATAGATGAATTTTTAACCGTAACAAAAAGCTTTGAAGAAAGCAGTGAAGACAAGAGTCTGGTAGCTTTCCTGACGGATTTGGCGCTTGTTGCCGACATCGATCGACTGGACGATGATGGCGAGCAAAAAACCGATTATGTTACTCTGATGACACTGCACTCAGCCAAGGGCCTTGAATTCCCGGTCGTGTTCCTGATCGGGATGGAAGAAGGAGTCTTCCCTCACAGCCGCTCCTTGATGGAAGAGGACGAAATGGAGGAAGAGCGCCGTCTTGCCTACGTGGGAATTACCCGCGCCGAGGAGCAGCTTTACATCACGAATGCACAGATGCGCACCCTTTTCGGCCGCACGAATATGAATCCGGAATCGCGCTTCATCAAGGAAATTCCAGCTGAATTAATTGAAGACGCCGTTCCGAAAGTAAGAAAACCTTCACCAATGAGCGGCGGCAGGCCTGCCGTGTCAGGAAGACCATCCATGCCAACTCGCGGAGCTGTTACCCGTCCGGTTGCTGCAGCCAGCGGGGGCGAAGGCATTGAATGGAAGGTCGGCGATAAAGCCCAGCATGGCAAGTGGGGAACAGGAACGGTGGTCAGCGTAAAAGGATCCGGAGAAGGAACCGAGCTTGATATCGCGTTCCCAAGCCCAACCGGAATCAAACGATTGCTGGCCAAGTTCGCACCGATTACCAAGGCGTAA
- the ligA gene encoding NAD-dependent DNA ligase LigA, which translates to MDFQSAEKKAKDLQNLLNQYAYEYYVLDQPSVPDSEYDRLLRELIEIEEQFPELQTPESPTLRVGGEILTMFNKVQHAIPMLSLGNAFNDQDLRDFDRRVRQGVGDNVSYVCELKIDGLAVSLIYENGLLVRGATRGDGTTGEDITSNLKTIRSMPIRLKEPVSLEVRGEAFMPKKSFEALNKAREEREEEPFANPRNAAAGSLRQLDPKIAASRNLDVFLYGIANVGDTGIRSHSEGLDYLEQLGFKTNKERRKVDSIEGVIDYVNGWVEKRPELPYDIDGIVIKVDSLDQQAELGTTAKSPRWAIAFKFPAEEVVTTLKDIELSVGRTGVVTPTAILEPVQVAGTTVGRASLHNEDLIREKDIKIGDKVVIKKAGDIIPEVVNVLAEQRTGEEIEFHMPTHCPECDSELVRIEGEVALRCINPKCPAQIREGLIHFVSRDAMNIDGLGERVVSQLFAQELIKDVADIYKLTREQLLALERMGEKSVNNLLSAIEATKENSLEKLLFGLGIRLVGAKAAKTLAQEFGTMDHLMKASKEELTAINEIGDKMADSIVTYFDSDEVSELISELKAVGVNMEYKGPKKITAEDSDSFFAGKTIVLTGKLEQLSRNEAKDKIEALGGNVAGSVSKKTDLVIAGEDAGSKLTKAESLGIEVWNEERMLEELNK; encoded by the coding sequence ATGGATTTTCAAAGCGCTGAGAAAAAAGCCAAGGATTTGCAAAATCTGCTGAATCAATATGCTTACGAATATTATGTACTGGATCAGCCGTCGGTTCCCGACTCGGAATATGACAGGCTGCTGCGGGAACTGATTGAAATAGAGGAGCAATTCCCTGAACTGCAGACACCAGAATCTCCTACACTGCGTGTCGGAGGGGAAATTTTAACGATGTTCAACAAGGTCCAGCACGCGATTCCGATGCTAAGTCTCGGAAATGCATTTAATGACCAGGACCTCCGTGATTTCGACCGTCGTGTGCGCCAGGGTGTTGGCGACAATGTTTCCTATGTCTGCGAGCTGAAGATCGATGGTCTTGCAGTGTCGCTCATTTATGAGAATGGCCTGTTGGTGCGAGGTGCCACTCGCGGAGATGGAACCACAGGTGAGGATATTACGTCTAACCTGAAGACAATCCGTTCTATGCCCATCCGCTTGAAGGAGCCGGTTTCGCTTGAAGTCCGCGGTGAGGCGTTCATGCCGAAGAAGTCATTTGAAGCCTTGAATAAAGCAAGGGAAGAACGGGAAGAAGAGCCATTTGCCAATCCGCGGAATGCGGCAGCTGGTTCTTTGCGCCAGCTCGACCCGAAGATTGCGGCTTCAAGAAATCTTGATGTCTTCCTCTATGGAATCGCCAATGTCGGTGATACCGGAATCCGCTCCCACAGCGAAGGCCTGGACTATCTGGAGCAGCTTGGATTTAAAACAAATAAAGAACGCCGGAAAGTGGACAGCATCGAGGGCGTTATTGACTATGTTAACGGCTGGGTCGAAAAACGCCCAGAGCTTCCGTATGATATTGATGGCATCGTCATCAAGGTTGACTCACTCGATCAGCAGGCAGAACTGGGAACAACGGCAAAAAGCCCTCGCTGGGCCATCGCTTTCAAATTCCCGGCTGAAGAAGTCGTGACAACTTTGAAGGACATAGAATTGAGCGTTGGCCGCACCGGAGTTGTCACGCCGACGGCCATCCTTGAACCAGTCCAGGTAGCCGGCACGACAGTTGGCCGTGCATCCTTGCATAATGAAGACCTGATCCGCGAAAAGGATATTAAAATTGGTGACAAAGTCGTCATCAAAAAAGCGGGGGATATCATTCCTGAAGTCGTCAATGTCCTTGCCGAGCAGCGGACGGGCGAAGAGATTGAATTCCATATGCCAACCCACTGCCCTGAATGTGACAGTGAGCTTGTGAGGATTGAAGGCGAAGTCGCGCTTCGCTGTATCAATCCGAAATGCCCTGCCCAGATAAGAGAAGGCTTGATCCACTTTGTTTCCCGCGATGCGATGAACATTGACGGGCTGGGAGAAAGAGTGGTCAGCCAGTTGTTTGCACAAGAATTGATCAAGGATGTAGCCGACATTTATAAGCTGACACGGGAGCAATTGCTGGCTCTCGAGCGAATGGGCGAGAAATCCGTCAATAATCTGCTGTCTGCCATTGAAGCCACAAAGGAAAATTCATTGGAGAAGCTATTGTTTGGCCTCGGTATCCGCCTGGTTGGAGCAAAAGCCGCCAAGACATTGGCGCAGGAATTTGGAACGATGGACCACCTGATGAAGGCATCGAAAGAAGAATTGACTGCCATCAATGAAATCGGCGATAAAATGGCCGACTCCATCGTCACTTATTTTGACAGCGATGAAGTGAGCGAACTGATTTCCGAGTTGAAAGCAGTCGGCGTCAATATGGAATACAAAGGCCCTAAGAAGATTACCGCAGAAGATTCTGATTCGTTCTTTGCCGGTAAAACAATCGTGTTGACAGGCAAGCTCGAGCAGTTGAGCCGAAACGAAGCGAAAGATAAGATTGAGGCGCTAGGCGGCAATGTAGCCGGCAGCGTCAGCAAGAAAACAGACTTGGTCATTGCCGGAGAAGATGCCGGCTCGAAGCTGACAAAAGCTGAAAGCCTTGGGATTGAAGTGTGGAATGAGGAGAGAATGCTTGAAGAATTAAACAAATAA
- a CDS encoding CamS family sex pheromone protein codes for MRKLSMVALSLVLLLTACAPNFQKQEQVVQKKDDDTKEKAIIPKYKISEEYYRTIMPFEPGEARGMVVNNLNTRYDITEFETGLMRVAQNSFPTDKYVFKEGQYLDGDTVSAWLEREMTPAQAAAKEKELKAKQENKNKKVTVKNLGLNPADPGKGDVHDRNKKNPIYLAHILEHNYLVQSGEKDTYQLGGIAIGLALNSVHYYREEAFGAVFEKNISRKVLEAEGKKIAQQVVSRLRNIEELRNVPITIGLFEQESRSSVVPGNFFTYAEVSQGSNNIGSWKDVKEEYILFPSAKAEKEHRDDLTFFENFKQDVEEYFPNFNGVIGKGFYVDGQLQELNIEIPIQFYGKAESIGFTQYVTGLVMEHFPNYISVQVSVSSVVGQEALIVKKPDQDEPFVHIYQ; via the coding sequence ATGAGAAAGCTCTCAATGGTCGCTCTATCCCTTGTCCTTCTGCTGACGGCCTGTGCCCCGAATTTTCAAAAGCAGGAACAGGTTGTCCAGAAGAAGGATGATGATACTAAAGAAAAAGCGATTATCCCGAAATACAAGATTTCGGAAGAATATTACCGTACAATCATGCCGTTTGAGCCCGGGGAAGCACGCGGCATGGTCGTCAACAACCTGAATACGCGCTATGACATAACCGAGTTCGAAACCGGACTGATGCGCGTGGCCCAGAACTCTTTTCCAACCGATAAGTATGTTTTTAAAGAAGGACAGTACCTTGATGGAGACACAGTTTCCGCCTGGCTGGAACGCGAAATGACTCCGGCGCAGGCTGCGGCAAAGGAAAAAGAGCTCAAAGCCAAGCAAGAAAACAAAAATAAGAAGGTTACAGTGAAAAACCTGGGCCTAAACCCTGCCGACCCCGGCAAGGGAGATGTCCACGATCGAAATAAAAAGAACCCTATTTACCTCGCCCACATCCTGGAACATAACTATCTCGTCCAGTCGGGTGAAAAGGATACGTACCAGCTTGGCGGCATTGCCATTGGGCTGGCGCTGAATTCCGTCCACTATTATCGTGAGGAAGCATTTGGAGCTGTGTTCGAGAAAAATATTTCTCGTAAAGTGCTGGAGGCAGAAGGCAAAAAAATCGCCCAGCAGGTCGTAAGCAGACTCCGGAACATCGAAGAATTAAGGAATGTGCCAATCACTATTGGATTGTTTGAGCAGGAAAGCCGGTCTTCTGTTGTACCAGGAAACTTCTTCACTTATGCCGAAGTTTCACAAGGCAGCAACAATATCGGCAGCTGGAAAGATGTAAAAGAAGAGTATATTCTCTTCCCATCTGCCAAAGCCGAGAAGGAACACAGAGATGACCTGACCTTTTTTGAAAACTTCAAACAAGACGTAGAAGAGTACTTCCCTAACTTCAACGGCGTCATAGGAAAAGGCTTTTATGTGGATGGACAGCTGCAGGAGCTTAACATCGAGATTCCTATCCAGTTTTACGGAAAAGCAGAATCAATCGGATTCACCCAGTACGTGACCGGCCTGGTGATGGAGCATTTCCCTAACTACATCTCCGTTCAGGTCAGTGTATCCTCCGTCGTTGGCCAGGAAGCCCTGATTGTCAAAAAGCCAGATCAGGATGAACCATTTGTCCATATTTATCAATAA
- a CDS encoding DinB family protein produces MKKRHEVLFNLLESCRSEVLAVSDTVTAEDAEKIPAGFHNNFRWNLGHIYLDQYLWIQAVTKEKADIPENFNNWFGYGTSPANFTEETPSYAELKELLKAQPARIKELYGDRLEEEFPPTEMGMHTIEQVLVRTIFHEGMHLQTILDIKKCM; encoded by the coding sequence ATGAAAAAACGTCACGAAGTCTTGTTCAATCTACTCGAATCCTGCCGCAGCGAGGTTTTAGCTGTTTCAGATACGGTTACTGCTGAGGATGCAGAAAAGATCCCCGCGGGTTTCCATAACAATTTCCGCTGGAATCTTGGACATATTTATCTTGACCAATATCTATGGATCCAGGCTGTGACAAAGGAAAAAGCGGATATTCCGGAAAACTTCAATAACTGGTTCGGCTATGGAACTTCTCCAGCGAATTTCACCGAAGAAACTCCTTCCTATGCTGAGTTAAAAGAATTGCTCAAAGCCCAGCCTGCGAGAATCAAAGAGTTGTACGGCGATCGCCTTGAGGAGGAATTCCCGCCAACCGAGATGGGGATGCACACCATCGAACAGGTTCTCGTCCGGACGATTTTCCATGAAGGAATGCATCTCCAGACAATACTTGATATCAAGAAATGCATGTAA